A single window of Sphaerodactylus townsendi isolate TG3544 linkage group LG05, MPM_Stown_v2.3, whole genome shotgun sequence DNA harbors:
- the POLR2E gene encoding DNA-directed RNA polymerases I, II, and III subunit RPABC1, translating into MDDEEETYRLWKIRKTIMQLCHDRGYLVTQDELDQTLDEFKAQFGDKPSEGRPRRTDLTVLVAHNDDPTDQMFVFFPEEPKVGIKTIKMYCQRMQEENITRALIVVQQGMTPSAKQSLVDMAPKYILEQFLQQELLINITEHELVPEHVVMTKEEVTELLARYKLRENQLPRIQAGDPVARYFGIKRGQVVKIIRPSETAGRYITYRLVQ; encoded by the exons ATGGACGACGAGGAGGAGACCTATCGGTTGTGGAAGATCCGGAAAACAATCATGCAG CTCTGTCACGATCGAGGCTACCTAGTAACACAGGATGAATTGGACCAGACATTGGATGAGTTCAAAGCCCAGTTTGGGGATAAACCCAGTGAGGGGAGACCGCGGCGGACGGACCTTACTGTCCTGGTGGCCCACAACGACGACCCCACGGATCAGATGTTTGTGTTCTTTCCAG AGGAACCTAAAGTTGGAATTAAGACCATCAAGATGTACTGCCAGCGAATGCAGGAGGAGAACATCACTCGGGCTCTCATCGTTGTTCAGCAGGGCATGACTCCCTCGGCAAAGCAG TCTCTTGTGGACATGGCTCCCAAGTACATCCTGGAACAGTTCCTTCAGCAGGAATTACTGATCAACATCACGGAACATGAG CTGGTTCCTGAGCACGTGGTCATGACCAAGGAAGAAGTGACGGAATTACTGGCCAGATA TAAGTTGCGGGAAAACCAGCTTCCTAGGATCCAGGCCGGTGACCCGGTGGCCAGGTACTTTGGAATCAAGCGAGGCCAG